A single region of the Anopheles funestus chromosome X, idAnoFuneDA-416_04, whole genome shotgun sequence genome encodes:
- the LOC125762469 gene encoding autotransporter adhesin BpaC-like isoform X2 gives MRSLEYLGKVALLVALTLWFSANLVQSSGAPVMSRRICVATIANFSTTNSVAFCTHTICNTLKVGVNGTIGFVTTATIPAATVRSLLPTFCDRRQAYPYLQPYLAVVGAGNEAPLAAMLSSTTIRANFIKALIAFVKSYPNCVGIFIDFTFLSTSQASSYSGFMSELLVSAGAASIKLASALPWDATRYADVYYNPTLPKLEFNVLRTYDDFYEGNTTVVHPINPLFSMAAPFAEAAKTIYSNVYKWVIMGFSPDDIVMGLSMYARAFTVTSVSQFGATGTARAAFASYCEALLFSTQNGIQTNNAGESITSNNSLAYVFNSYAAIDIKLNFAKSNNLGGVALFSINTAGENAELLRYVTSVLAPTPPAGYTYPVASYPKCGVTITFPEVVSTTSQPAATTVSPSGTTAAGGGTTAAGGGTTAAGGATTAAGGATTAAGGATTAAGGATTAAGGGTTAAGGGTTAAGGGTTAAGGATTAAGGGTTAAGGVTTAAGGATTAAGGGTTAAGGATTAAGGATTAAGGATTAAGGATTAAGGATTVAGGATTAAGGATTAAGGATTAAGGATTAAGGATTAAGGGTTAAGGGTTAAGGGTTAAGGATTAAGGATTAAGGWTPPTTAGPTTAGGATTDAGGATTAAGGWTPPTTAPPTTAGGATTAAGGATTAAGGWTPPTTAPPTTAGGATTAAGGATTAAGGVTTAAGGGTTAAGGATTAAGGATTAAGGATTAAGGATTAAGGATTAAGGATTAAGGATTAAGGATTAAGGATTAAGGATTAAGGATTAAGGGTTAAGGATTAAGGGTTAAGGGTTAAGGGTTAAGGATTAAGGATTAAGGATTAAGGATTAAGGATTAAGGATTAAGGATTAAGGATTAAGGATTAAGGATTAAGGATTAAGGATTAAGGATTAAGGATTAAGGATTAAGGATTAAGGATTAAGGATTAAGGATTAAGGATTAAGGATTAAGGATTAAGGATTAAGGATTAAGGATTAAGGATTAAGGATTAAGGATTAAGGATTAAGGATTAAGGATTAAGGATTAAGGATTAAGGATTAAGGATTAAGGATTAAGGATTAAGGATTAAGGATTAAGGATTAAGGATTAAGGATTAAGGATTAAGGATTAAGGATTAAGGATTAAGGATTAAGGATTAAGGATTAAGGATTAAGGATTAAGGATTAAGGATTAAGGATTAAGGATTAAGGATTAAGGATTAAGGATTAAGGATTAAGGGTTAAGGGTTAAGGATTAAGGATTAAGGATTAAGGATTAAGGATTAAGGATTAAGGATTAAGGATTDAGGATTAAGGATTAAGGATTAAGGATTAAGGATTAAGGATTAAGGATTAAGGATTAAGGATTAAGGATTAAGGATTAAGGATTAAGGATTAAGGATTAAGGATTAAGGATTAAGGATTAAGGGTTAAGGGTTAAGGATTAAGGGTTAAGGATTAAGGATTAAGGATTAVGGATTAAGGATTAAGGATTAAGGATTAAGGATTAAGGATTAAGGATTAAGGATTAAGGATTAAGGATTAAGGATTAAGGATTAAGGATTAAGGATTAAGGATTAAGGATTAAGGATTAAGGATTAAGGATTAAGGATTAAGGATTAAGGATTAAGGATTAAGGATTAAGGATTAAGGATTAAGGATTAAGGTTTAAPEVVCGITVQGQYGALVGSFCSSLSEITLYITAGSSCGVVA, from the exons ATGCGTTCCTTGGAGTACTTAGGGAAGGTGGCACTGTTAGTGGCGCTAACACTATGGTTTAGCG CTAACCTGGTCCAGTCCTCCGGTGCTCCTGTAATGT CAAGGAGAATATGTGTCGCAACAATAGCCAACTTCAGTACGACCAATTCGGTCGCATTTTGCACGCACACAATCTGTAATACGTTGAAAGTGGGTGTAAATGGTACGATTGGCTTCGTTACAACCGCAACAATACCTGCAGCAACTGTACGCA GTCTATTGCCTACCTTCTGTGACCGAAGACAGGCCTATCCTTACCTGCAACCGTACTTAGCGGTCGTTGGTGCCGGCAATGAAGCCCCGTTGGCTGCCATGCTCTCAAGTACAACGATCAGAGCAAACTTCATAAAGGCGCTGATTGCTTTCGTAAAATCTTATCCAAACTGTGTTGGAATATTTATCGACTTTACCTTCCTTAGCACGTCTCAGGCG TCTAGCTACTCCGGGTTCATGTCAGAATTGCTGGTGTCTGCTGGAGCAGCCTCGATCAAATTGGCCTCTGCCTTGCCTTGGGACGCGACACGTTACGCTGATGTGTACTACAATCCGACACTACCGAAACTTGAGTTTAACGTTCTACGGACGTATGATGACTTTTACGAAGGGAACACCACTGTCGTCCATCCGATTAACCCTCTTTTCAGCATGGCGGCACCTTTTGCAGAGGCAGCTAAAACTATT TACTCAAATGTATACAAGTGGGTTATTATGGGATTCAGCCCAGACGATATCGTAATGGGTTTGTCTATGTACGCACGTGCGTTTACCGTCACGAGTGTTAGTCAGTTCGGAGCAACAGGAACAGCAAGGGCAGCTTTCGCATCTTACTGTGAA gcaCTCCTATTCTCCACCCAGAATggaattcaaacaaacaatgccGGAGAAAGTATAACCTCTAACAATAGTTTAGCGTACGTATTCAACTCGTATGCAGCAATTGACATTAAATTGAACtttgcaaaatcaaacaatttggGTGGCGTTGCATTATTTTCCATAAACACTGCCGGTGAAAATGCTGAACTGTTACGATACGTAACTAGCGTCCTGGCACCTACGCCACCGGCTGGATATACATACCCAGTAGCATCGTATCCTAAGTGTGGTGTAACAATTACATTCCCAGAAGTTGTATCTACCACTAGTCAACCAGCAGCTACCACGGTCAGTCCAAGTGgaacaactgctgctggaggaggcacaactgctgcaggaggaggcacaactgctgctggcggAGCAACAACTGCTGCCGGAGGagccacaactgctgctggaggagccacaacggctgctggtggtgcaacaactgctgcaggaggaggcacaactgctgctggaggaggcACAACTGCCGCCGGAGGAggcacaactgctgctggaggagcgaCAACTGCTGCCGGAGGAggcacaactgctgctggcggtgtaacaactgctgctggaggagccacaactgctgctggaggaggcacaactgctgctggcggTGCAACAACTGCTGCAGGAGGtgccacaactgctgctggaggtgctacaactgctgctggaggcGCAACAACTGCCGCTGGCGGAGCTACAACTGTTGCCGGCGGAGCCACAactgctgcaggaggagctACAACGGCTGCCGGAGGAGCCACAACTGCTGCCGGAGGAGCCACAACGGCTGCTGGTGGTgcaacaactgctgctggaggaggcacaactgctgctggaggaggcacaactgctgctggaggaggcACAACTGCTGCCGGAGGAGCCACAACTGCCGCCGGAGGAgctacaactgctgctggcggTTGGACACCTCCTACAACAGCAGGCCCAACTACTGCCGGAGGAGCTACAACGGATGCTGGAGGAgctacaactgctgctggcggTTGGACACCTCCTACAACAGCACCCCCAACTACTGCCGGAGGAGCTACAACGGCTGCTGGAGGAgctacaactgctgctggcggTTGGACACCTCCTACAACAGCACCCCCAACTACTGCCGGAGGAGCTACAACGGCTGCTGGAGGAgctacaactgctgctggcggtgtaacaactgctgctggaggaggcacaactgctgctggcggagcaacaactgctgctggaggagccacaactgctgctggaggagctacaactgctgctggag gagccacaacggctgctggaggagccacaacggctgctggaggagccacaactgctgcaggaggagcCACAACGGCTGCAGGAGGAGCGACAACGGCTGCAGGAGGAgcaacaactgctgctggaggagccacaactgctgcaggaggagccacaactgctgctggaggaggcacaactgctgctggtggtgccacaactgctgctggcggaggcacaactgctgctggaggaggcacaactgctgctggaggaggcacaactgctgcaggaggagcGACAACGGCTGCTGGAGGAgctacaactgctgctggaggagccacAACTGCTGCAGGCGGTGCAAcgactgctgctggaggagctactactgctgctggaggagccacaactgctgctggaggagcgacaactgctgctggcggTGCAAcgactgctgctggaggagcgacaacggctgctggaggagccacaacggctgctggaggagccacaacggctgctggaggagccacaactgctgctggcggTGCAACGACTGCTGCTGGCGGTGCAACGACTGCTGCTGGTGGAGCgacaactgctgctggtggtgcaacaacggctgctggaggagccacaactgctgctggtggtgcaaCAACTGCTGCCGGCGGagccacaactgctgctggaggagctacaactgctgctggaggagctacaactgctgctggaggagccacaactgctgctggaggagctacaactgctgctggaggagccacaactgctgctggaggagctacaactgctgctggaggagccacaacggctgctggaggagccacaacggctgctggaggagccacaactgctgcaggaggagccacaacggctgctggaggagccacaacggctgctggaggagccacaactgctgctggcggTGCAAcgactgctgctggaggagccacaactgctgctggtggtgcaaCAACTGCTGCCGGCGGAGCCACAactgctgcaggaggagctacaactgctgctggaggagccacaactgctgctggaggagctacaactgctgctggaggagccacaactgctgctggaggagctacaactgctgctggaggagccacaactgctgcaggaggagctacaacggctgctggaggagctacaactgctgcaggaggagccacaacggctgctggaggagccacaacggctgctggaggagccacaactgctgctggaggagccacaacggctgctggaggagccacaactgctgctggcggTGCAACGACTGCTGCTGGTGGAGCgacaactgctgctggtggtgcaaCAACGGCTGCTGGAGGAGCGACAACTGCTGCCGGAGGagccacaactgctgctggaggagctacaactgctgctggcggTGCAACGACTGCTGCTGGTGGAGCCACAactgctgcaggaggagccacaactgctgcaggaggagccacaactgctgctggaggagcgacaactgctgctggaggaggcACAACTGCTGCAGGAGGAGGCACAACGGCTGCTGGTGGTgcaacaactgctgctggaggagccacaacggctgctggaggagctacaactgctgctggaggagcaacaacggctgctggaggagcaacaactgctgctggaggagctacgactgctgcaggaggagcGACAACGGCTGCAGGCGGTGCAACAACTGATGCAGGAGGAGCTACAACAGCTGCTGGTGGAGCCACAACGGCTGCAGGAGGagccacaactgctgctggcggagcgacaactgctgctggcggTGCAAcgactgctgctggaggagcgacaactgctgctggtggtgcaacaacggctgctggaggagctacaactgctgctggaggagcgaCAACGGCTGCTGGAGGAGCGACAACTGCTGCCGGAGGagccacaactgctgctggaggagctaCGACTGCTGCTGGCGGTGCAACGACTGCTGCTGGTGGAGCCACAactgctgcaggaggagccacaactgctgcaggaggagccacaactgctgctggaggagcgacaactgctgctggaggaggcACAACTGCTGCAGGAGGAGGCACAACGGCTGCTGGTGGTgcaacaactgctgctggaggaggcacaactgctgctggaggagccacaacggctgctggaggagccacAACTGCTGCAGGCGGTGCAACGACTGCTGTTGGCGGAGCgacaactgctgctggcggTGCAAcgactgctgctggaggagcgacaacggctgctggaggagccacaactgctgcaggaggagcGACAACggctgctggaggagccacAACTGCTGCAGGCGGTGCAACGACTGCTGCTGGCGGAGCCACAACGGCTGCTGGCGGTGCAAcgactgctgctggaggagccacaactgctgcaggaggagccacaactgctgcaggaggagcGACAACGGCTGCCGGAGGagccacaactgctgctggcggTGCAAcgactgctgctggaggagcgacaacggctgctggaggagccacAACTGCTGCAGGCGGTGCAAcgactgctgctggaggagcgacaacggctgctggaggagctactactgctgctggaggagccacaactgctgctggaggagcgacaactgctgcaggaggagccacaactgctgctggaggagccacaactgctgctggaggagcgacaacggctgctggaggagcaacaacggctgctggaggagctacaactgctgctggaggagccacaactgctgctggaggaacCACAACTGCTGCACCAGAAGTTGTGTGTGGAATTACTGTGCAAGGGCAATACGGTGCACTTGTTGGCAGTTTTTGCAGTTCGCTCTCCGAAATTACGTTATACATTACAGCGGGAAGTAGCTGTGGTGTCGTAGCTTAA
- the LOC125762469 gene encoding autotransporter adhesin BpaC-like isoform X3: MRVNGAEKYGLCAMWSRVNSDLFRFCVTFLANLVQSSGAPVMSRRICVATIANFSTTNSVAFCTHTICNTLKVGVNGTIGFVTTATIPAATVRSLLPTFCDRRQAYPYLQPYLAVVGAGNEAPLAAMLSSTTIRANFIKALIAFVKSYPNCVGIFIDFTFLSTSQASSYSGFMSELLVSAGAASIKLASALPWDATRYADVYYNPTLPKLEFNVLRTYDDFYEGNTTVVHPINPLFSMAAPFAEAAKTIYSNVYKWVIMGFSPDDIVMGLSMYARAFTVTSVSQFGATGTARAAFASYCEALLFSTQNGIQTNNAGESITSNNSLAYVFNSYAAIDIKLNFAKSNNLGGVALFSINTAGENAELLRYVTSVLAPTPPAGYTYPVASYPKCGVTITFPEVVSTTSQPAATTVSPSGTTAAGGGTTAAGGGTTAAGGATTAAGGATTAAGGATTAAGGATTAAGGGTTAAGGGTTAAGGGTTAAGGATTAAGGGTTAAGGVTTAAGGATTAAGGGTTAAGGATTAAGGATTAAGGATTAAGGATTAAGGATTVAGGATTAAGGATTAAGGATTAAGGATTAAGGATTAAGGGTTAAGGGTTAAGGGTTAAGGATTAAGGATTAAGGWTPPTTAGPTTAGGATTDAGGATTAAGGWTPPTTAPPTTAGGATTAAGGATTAAGGWTPPTTAPPTTAGGATTAAGGATTAAGGVTTAAGGGTTAAGGATTAAGGATTAAGGATTAAGGATTAAGGATTAAGGATTAAGGGTTAAGGATTAAGGGTTAAGGGTTAAGGGTTAAGGATTAAGGATTAAGGATTAAGGATTAAGGATTAAGGATTAAGGATTAAGGATTAAGGATTAAGGATTAAGGATTAAGGATTAAGGATTAAGGATTAAGGATTAAGGATTAAGGATTAAGGATTAAGGATTAAGGATTAAGGATTAAGGATTAAGGATTAAGGATTAAGGATTAAGGATTAAGGATTAAGGATTAAGGATTAAGGATTAAGGATTAAGGATTAAGGATTAAGGATTAAGGATTAAGGATTAAGGATTAAGGATTAAGGATTAAGGATTAAGGATTAAGGATTAAGGATTAAGGATTAAGGATTAAGGATTAAGGATTAAGGATTAAGGATTAAGGATTAAGGATTAAGGATTAAGGATTAAGGATTAAGGATTAAGGATTAAGGATTAAGGATTAAGGATTAAGGGTTAAGGGTTAAGGATTAAGGATTAAGGATTAAGGATTAAGGATTAAGGATTAAGGATTAAGGATTDAGGATTAAGGATTAAGGATTAAGGATTAAGGATTAAGGATTAAGGATTAAGGATTAAGGATTAAGGATTAAGGATTAAGGATTAAGGATTAAGGATTAAGGATTAAGGATTAAGGATTAAGGGTTAAGGGTTAAGGATTAAGGGTTAAGGATTAAGGATTAAGGATTAVGGATTAAGGATTAAGGATTAAGGATTAAGGATTAAGGATTAAGGATTAAGGATTAAGGATTAAGGATTAAGGATTAAGGATTAAGGATTAAGGATTAAGGATTAAGGATTAAGGATTAAGGATTAAGGATTAAGGATTAAGGATTAAGGATTAAGGATTAAGGATTAAGGATTAAGGATTAAGGATTAAGGTTTAAPEVVCGITVQGQYGALVGSFCSSLSEITLYITAGSSCGVVA, from the exons ATGCGTGTTAACGGTGCTGAAAAGTACGGCCTGTGTGCAATGTGGTCGAGAGTGAATTCtgatttgtttcgcttttgtgtAACTTTTCTAGCTAACCTGGTCCAGTCCTCCGGTGCTCCTGTAATGT CAAGGAGAATATGTGTCGCAACAATAGCCAACTTCAGTACGACCAATTCGGTCGCATTTTGCACGCACACAATCTGTAATACGTTGAAAGTGGGTGTAAATGGTACGATTGGCTTCGTTACAACCGCAACAATACCTGCAGCAACTGTACGCA GTCTATTGCCTACCTTCTGTGACCGAAGACAGGCCTATCCTTACCTGCAACCGTACTTAGCGGTCGTTGGTGCCGGCAATGAAGCCCCGTTGGCTGCCATGCTCTCAAGTACAACGATCAGAGCAAACTTCATAAAGGCGCTGATTGCTTTCGTAAAATCTTATCCAAACTGTGTTGGAATATTTATCGACTTTACCTTCCTTAGCACGTCTCAGGCG TCTAGCTACTCCGGGTTCATGTCAGAATTGCTGGTGTCTGCTGGAGCAGCCTCGATCAAATTGGCCTCTGCCTTGCCTTGGGACGCGACACGTTACGCTGATGTGTACTACAATCCGACACTACCGAAACTTGAGTTTAACGTTCTACGGACGTATGATGACTTTTACGAAGGGAACACCACTGTCGTCCATCCGATTAACCCTCTTTTCAGCATGGCGGCACCTTTTGCAGAGGCAGCTAAAACTATT TACTCAAATGTATACAAGTGGGTTATTATGGGATTCAGCCCAGACGATATCGTAATGGGTTTGTCTATGTACGCACGTGCGTTTACCGTCACGAGTGTTAGTCAGTTCGGAGCAACAGGAACAGCAAGGGCAGCTTTCGCATCTTACTGTGAA gcaCTCCTATTCTCCACCCAGAATggaattcaaacaaacaatgccGGAGAAAGTATAACCTCTAACAATAGTTTAGCGTACGTATTCAACTCGTATGCAGCAATTGACATTAAATTGAACtttgcaaaatcaaacaatttggGTGGCGTTGCATTATTTTCCATAAACACTGCCGGTGAAAATGCTGAACTGTTACGATACGTAACTAGCGTCCTGGCACCTACGCCACCGGCTGGATATACATACCCAGTAGCATCGTATCCTAAGTGTGGTGTAACAATTACATTCCCAGAAGTTGTATCTACCACTAGTCAACCAGCAGCTACCACGGTCAGTCCAAGTGgaacaactgctgctggaggaggcacaactgctgcaggaggaggcacaactgctgctggcggAGCAACAACTGCTGCCGGAGGagccacaactgctgctggaggagccacaacggctgctggtggtgcaacaactgctgcaggaggaggcacaactgctgctggaggaggcACAACTGCCGCCGGAGGAggcacaactgctgctggaggagcgaCAACTGCTGCCGGAGGAggcacaactgctgctggcggtgtaacaactgctgctggaggagccacaactgctgctggaggaggcacaactgctgctggcggTGCAACAACTGCTGCAGGAGGtgccacaactgctgctggaggtgctacaactgctgctggaggcGCAACAACTGCCGCTGGCGGAGCTACAACTGTTGCCGGCGGAGCCACAactgctgcaggaggagctACAACGGCTGCCGGAGGAGCCACAACTGCTGCCGGAGGAGCCACAACGGCTGCTGGTGGTgcaacaactgctgctggaggaggcacaactgctgctggaggaggcacaactgctgctggaggaggcACAACTGCTGCCGGAGGAGCCACAACTGCCGCCGGAGGAgctacaactgctgctggcggTTGGACACCTCCTACAACAGCAGGCCCAACTACTGCCGGAGGAGCTACAACGGATGCTGGAGGAgctacaactgctgctggcggTTGGACACCTCCTACAACAGCACCCCCAACTACTGCCGGAGGAGCTACAACGGCTGCTGGAGGAgctacaactgctgctggcggTTGGACACCTCCTACAACAGCACCCCCAACTACTGCCGGAGGAGCTACAACGGCTGCTGGAGGAgctacaactgctgctggcggtgtaacaactgctgctggaggaggcacaactgctgctggcggagcaacaactgctgctggaggagccacaactgctgctggaggagctacaactgctgctggaggtgccacaactgctgctggaggtgctacaactgctgctggcggTGCAACAACTGCTGCAGGAG gaggcacaactgctgctggtggtgccacaactgctgctggcggaggcacaactgctgctggaggaggcacaactgctgctggaggaggcacaactgctgcaggaggagcGACAACGGCTGCTGGAGGAgctacaactgctgctggaggagccacAACTGCTGCAGGCGGTGCAAcgactgctgctggaggagctactactgctgctggaggagccacaactgctgctggaggagcgacaactgctgctggcggTGCAAcgactgctgctggaggagcgacaacggctgctggaggagccacaacggctgctggaggagccacaacggctgctggaggagccacaactgctgctggcggTGCAACGACTGCTGCTGGCGGTGCAACGACTGCTGCTGGTGGAGCgacaactgctgctggtggtgcaacaacggctgctggaggagccacaactgctgctggtggtgcaaCAACTGCTGCCGGCGGagccacaactgctgctggaggagctacaactgctgctggaggagctacaactgctgctggaggagccacaactgctgctggaggagctacaactgctgctggaggagccacaactgctgctggaggagctacaactgctgctggaggagccacaacggctgctggaggagccacaacggctgctggaggagccacaactgctgcaggaggagccacaacggctgctggaggagccacaacggctgctggaggagccacaactgctgctggcggTGCAAcgactgctgctggaggagccacaactgctgctggtggtgcaaCAACTGCTGCCGGCGGAGCCACAactgctgcaggaggagctacaactgctgctggaggagccacaactgctgctggaggagctacaactgctgctggaggagccacaactgctgctggaggagctacaactgctgctggaggagccacaactgctgcaggaggagctacaacggctgctggaggagctacaactgctgcaggaggagccacaacggctgctggaggagccacaacggctgctggaggagccacaactgctgctggaggagccacaacggctgctggaggagccacaactgctgctggcggTGCAACGACTGCTGCTGGTGGAGCgacaactgctgctggtggtgcaaCAACGGCTGCTGGAGGAGCGACAACTGCTGCCGGAGGagccacaactgctgctggaggagctacaactgctgctggcggTGCAACGACTGCTGCTGGTGGAGCCACAactgctgcaggaggagccacaactgctgcaggaggagccacaactgctgctggaggagcgacaactgctgctggaggaggcACAACTGCTGCAGGAGGAGGCACAACGGCTGCTGGTGGTgcaacaactgctgctggaggagccacaacggctgctggaggagctacaactgctgctggaggagcaacaacggctgctggaggagcaacaactgctgctggaggagctacgactgctgcaggaggagcGACAACGGCTGCAGGCGGTGCAACAACTGATGCAGGAGGAGCTACAACAGCTGCTGGTGGAGCCACAACGGCTGCAGGAGGagccacaactgctgctggcggagcgacaactgctgctggcggTGCAAcgactgctgctggaggagcgacaactgctgctggtggtgcaacaacggctgctggaggagctacaactgctgctggaggagcgaCAACGGCTGCTGGAGGAGCGACAACTGCTGCCGGAGGagccacaactgctgctggaggagctaCGACTGCTGCTGGCGGTGCAACGACTGCTGCTGGTGGAGCCACAactgctgcaggaggagccacaactgctgcaggaggagccacaactgctgctggaggagcgacaactgctgctggaggaggcACAACTGCTGCAGGAGGAGGCACAACGGCTGCTGGTGGTgcaacaactgctgctggaggaggcacaactgctgctggaggagccacaacggctgctggaggagccacAACTGCTGCAGGCGGTGCAACGACTGCTGTTGGCGGAGCgacaactgctgctggcggTGCAAcgactgctgctggaggagcgacaacggctgctggaggagccacaactgctgcaggaggagcGACAACggctgctggaggagccacAACTGCTGCAGGCGGTGCAACGACTGCTGCTGGCGGAGCCACAACGGCTGCTGGCGGTGCAAcgactgctgctggaggagccacaactgctgcaggaggagccacaactgctgcaggaggagcGACAACGGCTGCCGGAGGagccacaactgctgctggcggTGCAAcgactgctgctggaggagcgacaacggctgctggaggagccacAACTGCTGCAGGCGGTGCAAcgactgctgctggaggagcgacaacggctgctggaggagctactactgctgctggaggagccacaactgctgctggaggagcgacaactgctgcaggaggagccacaactgctgctggaggagccacaactgctgctggaggagcgacaacggctgctggaggagcaacaacggctgctggaggagctacaactgctgctggaggagccacaactgctgctggaggaacCACAACTGCTGCACCAGAAGTTGTGTGTGGAATTACTGTGCAAGGGCAATACGGTGCACTTGTTGGCAGTTTTTGCAGTTCGCTCTCCGAAATTACGTTATACATTACAGCGGGAAGTAGCTGTGGTGTCGTAGCTTAA